A genomic stretch from Helianthus annuus cultivar XRQ/B chromosome 1, HanXRQr2.0-SUNRISE, whole genome shotgun sequence includes:
- the LOC110933207 gene encoding uncharacterized protein LOC110933207, producing the protein MGVKCVIYIGGKWEVVNGNIEYVAGHDCITRRGLEVETTFFYITFLSYIRKMCDIQNITRISYRMSSFTDPIDIMNDNDVVFFFNLANSKPFELFQLYVIQEPGVESSDCAFLNNFKVPDLNLSFDDSDKKINENCTQLYLPSNTQGISSIVFEPGHIFNSKEEMKLELGKKCLIERFEFKVDRSSKSRYEVSCCVDGCEWRFRAYSFAGDSAFYVKYFNDKHTCSKTLTHPHFRQANPQVVGHYLVPQLKDGGRIYRGNEIKSDFKQNLGIDISYMQAWHGKCHALELLQGTSRDSFAELPIYCYNLERANPGTVTHIWVDDESRFEMVFVAIGAAVRSFMRNLRPVIIIDAAHLKGEFKGTLFLAVGMDGNNQILPIAYGIGKSEDGASWTWFLSKLKGCVGEIPDMAIISDRANSIHLAVSNVFPHAYHGLCCRHLMVNLSLPSNKKKEYESLWWKTCKSYRLSDFNESFHTLCLAVPRIRNTLISIGFGRWARAHCPGNRYHYMTSNSAESINALSKDYRKLPVTQLIEFFRQSVQKWFYDRRLEGIKERHELTQWAQKKIAKKIDGSRTWTAAGVGLNTFDVDDRKKRGFVNFYDRTCSCRVWQVSGLPCGHVIAVSKFLGETDCSHYAFRCYSNEVYKKTYEEAINPLPHKSEWEIPEDRINVRPPHMTKRQSGRPRANNRILSRGEEPTPLYCGRCKTHGHHRDVCSAPIPSQQRSRKGKETVAHEDPGNNPSDNYFPSYNLGDF; encoded by the exons ATGGGTGTTAAGTGTGTGATATACATCGGGGGTAAGTGGGAGGTTGTTAACGGGAACATCGAGTATGTTGCCGGTCACGATTGTATTACTAGACGTGGTTTAGAAGTTGAAACTACTTTTTTCTACATCACTTTTTTAAGTTATATTCGAAAGATGTGTGATATTCAAAATATTACTCGGATATCCTACCGGATGTCTTCGTTTACAGATCCGATAGATATAATGAATGATAATGATGttgtttttttctttaatttggcTAATAGTAAACCATTTGAATTATTTCAGTTATATGTCATTCAAGAACCCGGTGTTGAGTCTTCTGATTGCGCATTTTTAAACAATTTCAAAGTTCCTGATTTGAATTTATCTTTTGATGATAGTGATAAAAAAATTAATGAAAACTGTACCCAATTATATTTACCGAGTAATACCCAAGGCATATCTTCTATTGTGTTTGAGCCAGGCCACATTTTTAATAGCAAAGAGGAAATGAAACTTGAATTGGGTAAAAAATGTTTGATAGAACGATTTGAGTTTAAAGTTGATAGATCGTCTAAATCACGGTACGAAGTGTCATGTTGTGTTGATGGTTGTGAGTGGCGTTTTAGGGCATACAGCTTTGCTGGTGATAGCGCATTTTACGTTAAATATTTTAACGATAAACACACTTGTTCAAAGACGCTCACACACCCACATTTTCGTCAGGCAAACCCCCAAGTTGTGGGTCATTATTTAGTGCCTCAATTAAAAGACGGTGGTCGAATTTATCGCGGAAACGAGATAAAGTCCGATTTTAAACAAAATTTAGGAATTGATATTAGTTACATGCAAGCATGGCATGGAAAATGTCATGCTTTAGAACTCTTGCAAGGTACAAGCAGAGATTCTTTTGCCGAACTCCCAATCTATTGTTACAATTTGGAGCGGGCGAATCCGGGAACCGTGACTCACATTTGGGTTGACGACGAGAGTCGATTTGAAATGGTATTTGTGGCTATTGGTGCAGCG gtTCGTAGTTTTATGCGTAATTTAAGACCTGTTATTATTATAGACGCTGCCCATTTGAAGGGTGAATTTAAAGGAACATTGTTTTTAGCAGTTGGCATGGACGGAAATAACCAGATTTTACCAATTGCCTATGGAATAGGCAAATCAGAGGATGGTGCTTCTTGGACATGGTTCCTCTCAAAGCTTAAAGGTTGTGTTGGTGAAATTCCAGATATGGCGATCATATCGGATAGGGCCAATTCAATACATTTAGCTGTAAGCAACGTGTTTCCACACGCTTATCATGGTCTCTGCTGTCGACATTTAATGGTGAACTTAAGTTTACCGTCGAATAAAAAAAAGGAATACGAGAGCCTCTGGTGGAAGACCTGTAAATCTTACCGGTTGTCTGATTTTAATGAGTCTTTCCACACTCTATGTCTTGCAGTTCCTAGAATACGGAACACTTTAATAAGTATCGGGTTTGGACGGTGGGCAAGAGCGCATTGTCCCGGCAATCGATATCATTATATGACATCTAACAGTGCAGAGTCAATTAACGCTTTGTCTAAAGACTATCGTAAATTGCCAGTAACCCAACTTATTGAATTTTTCCGTCAATCTGTTCAAAAATGGTTCTATGATCGTCGGCTGGAGGGAATTAAGGAAAGACATGAGCTTACCCAGTGGGCTCAAAAAAAAATTGCAAAGAAAATTGATGGGTCTAGAACTTGGACTGCCGCTGGTGTAGGGTTGAACACTTTTGATGTTGACGACAGGAAAAAACGTGGTTTTGTAAATTTTTACGATCGAACATGTAGTTGCCGTGTTTGGCAAGTTTCTGGACTACCCTGTGGGCACGTGATTGCTGTATCCAAATTCTTAGGTGAAACTGACTGCAGTCATTATGCTTTCCGATGTTATTCCAATGAAGTGTATAAAAAAACATACGAGGAAGCGATTAATCCTCTTCCTCATAAATCTGAATGGGAGATACCAGAAGATCGTATAAATGTTCGCCCCCCGCATATGACAAAACGTCAGTCGGGCCGTCCGCGAGCAAACAACAGAATCTTGTCTCGAGGGGAAGAACCCACGCCTCTATATTGTGGTAGGTGTAAGACACATGGACACCATCGTGACGTTTGTTCAGCCCCAATCCCATCGCAACAACGTTCGCGTAAAGGCAAGGAAACCGTTGCTCACGAAGACCCAGGAAATAATCCGTCTGATAATTATTTTCCGTCTTATAATTTGGGAGATTTTTAG
- the LOC110940606 gene encoding uncharacterized protein LOC110940606, with product MYLRETQSETRPCQSNDYRWTIMPPHFFNMVVEQKHDAYSYADGSRQKFPAFWNVDTVYMPVSHKDQHWLILQINMLSLKVKVYFPNNCNVMHCGESFCIHKKIHQILLEFESPFLWFLGRISYWQLSGINETDTLECAGDDVWPDNGDHTGRNSGVIICMLMEKLVQNFALTWEEENLQDACVRYRRYMADELYAGRFTPKKN from the exons ATGTATTTACGGGAAACTCAAAGCGAGACACGGCCATGCCAGTCTAATGATTATCGTTGGACAATTATGCCCCCTCATTTTTTCAACATGGTAGTTGAACAGAAGCATGATGCTTACAGCTATGCAGATGGGTCTAGACAAAAATTTCCTGCATTTTGGAATGTGGATACG GTCTACATGCCAGTTTCACACAAGGATCAACACTGGTTAATCTTACAGATAAACATGTTGTCACTAAAAGTTAAAGTTTATTTCCCAAATAATTGTAATGTAATGCATTGTGGAGAGTCGTTTTGCATACATAAAAAAATACATCAAATTCTACTTGAATTTGAGTCTCCATTCTTATGGTTTTTGGGTCGCATATCGTACTGGCAACTTTCTGGAATAAACGAGACAGATACCTTGGAGTGTGCGGGGGATGATGTGTGGCCAGATAACGGGGATCATACAGGTCGAAATTCAGGTGTAATTATTTGTATGTTAATGGAAAAACTTGTTCAAAACTTTGCATTGACATGGGAAGAGGAAAATCTACAGGATGCTTGTGTCAGATACAGACGGTACATGGCGGATGAACTCTACGCTGGCCGATTCACACCAAAAAAAAACTGA
- the LOC110933192 gene encoding uncharacterized protein LOC110933192 → MDKNGIFSSPLGLEISLNHHQQNPNFHHRQPPFAGAGTTTGAAVKQPYPYVHKQRASPISDEEVPATTPTDDSGGAGDGKLRQGSPWQRMKWTDNMVRLLIMVVFYVGDEVWSDQVSDTAAKKKGGGGGGGGGGGVMQKKGKWKSVSKAMMEKGFYVSPQQCEDKFNDLNKRYKRVNDILGKGIACKVVENNSLLETMDHIPLKLKEEVKKLLNSKHLFFREMCAYHNTCGGGVGGGGGGGGSGVGVGVARPSPPLDAMASEHPGRHRQKCVHSNDEEDEENDDEDGDDEEEDDGLSKRKRSRMEENGGHESVIRQFNGELSSVIQDLTKSVWEKRQWMKVKRMQLEEQRVGFEGETYELEKRRLRWVKFCWSREREMELEKVRNERMKLENERMVILLRQKERELVDGLQ, encoded by the coding sequence atggaTAAAAATGGCATTTTTTCCAGCCCATTAGGGCTTGAAATCTCATTAAACCACCACCAGCAAAACCCTAATTTCCACCACCGTCAACCACCGTTCGCCGGCGCCGGAACCACCACCGGCGCCGCCGTGAAACAGCCGTACCCATATGTTCATAAACAAAGAGCTTCACCAATTAGTGATGAAGAAGTTCCGGCCACCACCCCCACCGACGACAGCGGCGGCGCCGGCGACGGAAAGTTGAGACAAGGGTCGCCGTGGCAGAGGATGAAATGGACGGATAATATGGTGAGGTTGTTGATAATGGTggttttttatgtcggagatgAAGTGTGGTCCGATCAAGTTTCCGATACGGCGGCGAAGAAAAaaggcggcggcggcggtggtggcggtggtggtggggtgATGCAGAAAAAGGGGAAGTGGAAATCAGTTTCTAAAGCAATGATGGAAAAAGGGTTTTATGTATCTCCACAACAATGTGAAGATAAATTTAATGAtttaaataaaagatataaaagGGTTAATGATATATTGGGAAAAGGGATTGCTTGTAAAGTTGTTGAGAATAATAGTTTGTTGGAAACAATGGATCATATACCTTTGAAGTTGAAGGAAGAGGTGAAGAAATTGCTTAATTCTAAGCATCTTTTCTTTAGGGAAATGTGTGCTTACCATAATACTTGTGGTGGGGGTGtcggtggcggcggtggtggcggaGGAAGCGGTGTGGGGGTGGGGGTAGCGCGTCCTTCGCCACCATTGGATGCCATGGCTAGTGAACACCCTGGGCGCCACAGGCAAAAATGTGTGCATTCGAACGATGAGGAGGACGAAGAAAACGATGATGAAGATGGGGATGATgaggaggaagatgatggtttaagCAAGCGGAAGAGAAGTCGAATGGAGGAGAATGGTGGGCACGAGAGTGTGATTCGACAATTTAATGGCGAATTGAGCTCGGTGATTCAAGATTTGACAAAAAGTGTGTGGGAGAAGAGGCAATGGATGAAGGTGAAGAGGATGCAATTGGAAGAACAAAGAGTAGGGTTTGAAGGTGAGACATATGAATTGGAGAAACGGAGATTGAGATGGGTTAAGTTTTGTTGGAGTAGAGAAAGGGAAATGGAGTTGGAGAAGGTGAGGAATGAGAGAATGAAGCTTGAGAATGAAAGAATGGTGATCTTGTTAAGGCAAAAAGAAAGAGAGTTGGTTGATGGtttacaataa